The genome window GACGACAGACGAGACTTGGGTGGTAGAGGGTGATAACGAGGAGCTTTGCGCGCGATTTTCCGGTTGGGAGCCGCGGGTGCAGAAATTATGTCGTCTGACAAAGTCCTTTATGAAGTGGCGATTATGCGACCTTCCGGCCCTTTCCACGTGGATCCATTCGTCAGGCAAGGCTTGCCTCTTGGGAGATTCCTGCCATCCCATGCTACCGTATCTGGCGCAAGGAGCTGCTCAGGCAGCTGAGGATGCTGCCACAATTCGCAGGGCCCTGGCCGAGGGTACCGATATCACGAGTGCTTTAAAGCGTTATGAGCGTATCCGCAAACCTAGAGCGTCTTTAATTCAGTCTAAGACGCGAGAGCACCAATACATCTTACACATTGATGACGGTGAGGAGCAGTGCCGGCGAGATGAGCTTATGCGACAGGACAGTCCGTCTAGTCCAATATTCTGGGGATACGAGCTTCGCCGAGGATGGTTATTCAGCCACGATGCTGAACAGATGGAAGAGGCCACTGCAGAGCCACGTTTCAGAAGTGCTGTGCTATAATGTCAGGGAGTTGTCGATGGACTTAGGTAATGACATACGCAGATTACCCTTTCATCTCTAGACGTTTAAAGACATGTCACTAGAATGAAGAACAAAGGATACTTCTCGTTCGGTAGACCACTGAATGACCAAGATAGGCTCGGTGCGTAGATTTCGTCCAACGCAGTATATCCAGGTATTTCCATGTAGCGAAGGCAACTAACAACATGATTCCCAAGACTTGGATTATACGGTCATGTTTTTTCGATGTATACTCTTCAACCCAACTTGCCACCGGCTGTCACAACCAAACCTCGCAACCTTATTGACTGTCGGTCACTTGTCCCCGATGCAATACGTGAACTACGCCAGCAGTTGTGGAGACCCCGCACTCCTTGGCTCCATGTCAGGCGGATGGCTGCTTCCCTACAATACTTAAGAACTCTTCACAACTCGAGGGTTGACTTCTAACGAGGTTGTTTGACACCGATATCTttccagaaaaagaaaagtgcaTATTTTGGCAGACAAAGCAGTATTTAACATGAGTACTGATAATCCAGCCACTCGCAAAGTGGCTGTATGCATTGATACCCAACATATCAAAGTTGAAGAGCGCCCCCTGCCAATACCAAATGACTCGGAGGTTGTGGTATTAATTGAAGCGAGCGGTATCTGCGCGACAGACTTACATCTCGTGCGACGGAGTATTCCTTACCTTCAACGGGAAGTCGACGTCTGTGGTCATGAGGGTGTTGGACGTATTGTTGCTCTCGGGCCGGATGTAGACACTTCAGAGTGGCGCTTGGGAGACCGAGTCGCTCATCGGTGGATCTTCGATGTCTGCCGGAATTGCGAGATGTGCCAGGAAGGGAACGAGCAGCTATGCGACTCGAGAAAGCTTAGTGGAAAGGATGTTGAGGGATGCTGGGGAGGTACTATCTCATCACAAACCCACACCCCAAGTTTTGACCATAACTGAAATATGCAAGAATACACGATTGTCAATTCGAAATATCTGATGCGCATCTCTGAAGATATCTCTGCAACTGAAGCCGCGCCGACCTTGTGTGCTGGTATGAGTGGAAGACCCCATGCGAGCGTGTTGATGCTAAATAATAGCGTAATTCCAGGCACAACGGCATATAGAGCTATTCGTACTACCGGGCTCACTTCTGGGCAGTGGATAGCAATCattggagctggaggcggACTGGGCCACTTGTGAGATGTCCTTCAAACATGATCCCATGGATTAATGAACGCTAACCTCCGACCAGGGCAATACAATACGCCAAAGCGAGCGGGCTGCGGGTTCTTGGAATTGACACAGGCCCAAGTAAACGGGAGTTGTCTTGCAAATTGGGTGTCACTTCATACATTGATTTCATGGATACACCAGTACGCAGACTGCTAGCCTAGGCAGAATGTGGCTAACGGACGTTTTGCAGGATCTCACAGCAGATGTCATCCGTGTTACTGATGGAGGTCCTCATGGAGTAATTGTGGTTAGCTCTAGTAGTATGGCTTACGAACAGGCCCTGCAATACGTCCGGAAAATGGGAATCATAGTCTGCATTGGGATCAGTAAGCTACGTGAGGCATCCCTGCTACCACATGTACTGATATCCTTCCAGCACCAAACAAGATGCACTTCCCTATCGGTCCTGAATATTTTGTGGCTCGTGGTGTACGCCTTACTGGCAGTAGCACAGGAACGATGGAGGATACGCGCGAGGCACTGCAGTATGTACGCGATGGTCGAGTCAAACCTATGATTGTTGAGGTGCGATTGGAGGACATCGGGGCGTGTCTGCAGGCACTCGAGAAAGGAGAGGGCGACGGTCGATTTGTGGTCAAATTTTGATGAGTAATGAGGCTATGCTTCTGCCAGCAGTCTTTGCGTACAGCTTCCAGTTTCATTTAAGTCTCTTCATCTCCCTTTCTAGCTTAACATCCAGTTCAGAGTTTGTGTCGCTCTCAGCTAACGTTTCTATGTAATTGTGTCATGAGTACAACGGGCAGTTATATACACATCACCTATCTGACCATATCTGTAAGCTATACGTGAAATCTATTCAGTCGTCATTAACCAGACAGATGATCTTCCCAGCGTTGACATTCGACTCCAAACGCTTATGAGCATCCGATACTTGAGTCCATGGAAACACTTTATCCACCGTCGTCTTCACCTCGCCTGACTTGATATGGGGTAGAATCTTCTCAGAGAAAAGAT of Aspergillus luchuensis IFO 4308 DNA, chromosome 7, nearly complete sequence contains these proteins:
- the ADH1_2 gene encoding zinc-dependent alcohol dehydrogenase (COG:Q;~EggNog:ENOG410PH61;~InterPro:IPR013154,IPR013149,IPR002328,IPR036291, IPR011032,IPR020843;~PFAM:PF00107,PF08240;~go_function: GO:0008270 - zinc ion binding [Evidence IEA];~go_function: GO:0016491 - oxidoreductase activity [Evidence IEA];~go_process: GO:0055114 - oxidation-reduction process [Evidence IEA]), with amino-acid sequence MSTDNPATRKVAVCIDTQHIKVEERPLPIPNDSEVVVLIEASGICATDLHLVRRSIPYLQREVDVCGHEGVGRIVALGPDVDTSEWRLGDRVAHRWIFDVCRNCEMCQEGNEQLCDSRKLSGKDVEGCWGEYTIVNSKYLMRISEDISATEAAPTLCAGMSGRPHASVLMLNNSVIPGTTAYRAIRTTGLTSGQWIAIIGAGGGLGHLAIQYAKASGLRVLGIDTGPSKRELSCKLGVTSYIDFMDTPDLTADVIRVTDGGPHGVIVVSSSSMAYEQALQYVRKMGIIVCIGITPNKMHFPIGPEYFVARGVRLTGSSTGTMEDTREALQYVRDGRVKPMIVEVRLEDIGACLQALEKGEGDGRFVVKF